In the Henningerozyma blattae CBS 6284 chromosome 8, complete genome genome, one interval contains:
- the RSM27 gene encoding mitochondrial 37S ribosomal protein mS33 (similar to Saccharomyces cerevisiae RSM27 (YGR215W); ancestral locus Anc_5.115): protein MSQLKNRLRDVAEIQARIFNRTLNPTNKRTGAKFLSRNLRGPSLINYYGNPDFIKFKQVKAIFPNIKLIDPEEYYRVSRVEFKKSRGKGAPKKLKEAKATTKRKK, encoded by the coding sequence atgtcacaattgaaaaatagaCTACGTGATGTAGCTGAGATTCAGGCTCGCATATTTAATCGAACACTAAACCCAACAAATAAAAGGACAGGTGCTAAATTCTTATCAAGAAATCTCCGGGGTCCTTCACTAATAAACTATTATGGTAATCCAGACttcatcaaatttaaacaagTTAAAGCCATTTTCcctaatattaaattgatCGATCCTGAAGAATATTATAGAGTTTCTAGAGTGGAATTCAAGAAATCTCGTGGTAAAGGTGCTccaaagaaattaaaggaaGCAAAAGCTACAACTAAAAGAAAGAAGTAA
- the RPS0A gene encoding 40S ribosomal protein uS2 (similar to Saccharomyces cerevisiae RPS0A (YGR214W) and RPS0B (YLR048W); ancestral locus Anc_5.116), with product MSLPATFDLTPEDAQLLLAANTHLGARNVQVHQEPYVFQTRPDGVNVINVGKTWEKLVLAARIIAAIPNAEDVVAISSRTYGQRAVLKFSAHTGATAIAGRFTPGSFTNYITRSFKEPRLVIVTDPRSDAQAIKEASYVNIPVIALTDLDSPSEYVDVAIPCNNRGKHSLGLIWYLLAREVLRLRGALADRTQPWSIMPDLYFYRNPEEIEQQTAEESAAAEEGADEEAKEEEVEEQAEAAEWAEETTEAVSW from the coding sequence ATGTCCCTACCAGCTACTTTTGACTTGACTCCAGAAGATGCCCAATTATTGTTGGCCGCTAACACCCACTTAGGTGCTAGAAATGTCCAAGTTCATCAAGAACCATACGTTTTCCAAACTAGACCAGATGGTGTTAACGTTATTAACGTCGGTAAGACTTGGGAAAAATTGGTCTTGGCTGCTAGAATCATTGCTGCCATTCCAAATGCTGAAGATGTTGTTGCCATCTCTTCCAGAACTTACGGTCAAAGAGCTGTCTTGAAGTTCTCTGCTCACACTGGTGCTACCGCCATTGCTGGTAGATTCACTCCAGGTTCTTTCACCAATTATATCACCAGATCTTTCAAGGAACCAAGATTAGTCATTGTTACCGATCCAAGATCCGATGCTCAAGCTATCAAGGAAGCTTCTTACGTTAACATCCCAGTTATTGCTTTAACTGATTTGGATTCCCCATCTGAATACGTTGATGTTGCTATCCCATGTAACAACAGAGGTAAGCACTCCTTAGGTTTAATCTGGTACTTATTGGCCAGAGAAGTTTTAAGATTAAGAGGTGCCTTAGCTGACAGAACTCAACCATGGTCTATCATGCCAGATTTGTACTTCTACAGAAACccagaagaaattgaacAACAAACTGCTGAAGAATCTGCTGCCGCTGAAGAAGGTGCCGATGAAGAAGCTAAGGAAGAAGAAGTTGAAGAACAAGCTGAAGCCGCCGAATGGGCTGAAGAAACCACTGAAGCTGTCTCCTGgtaa
- the ZPR1 gene encoding zinc finger-containing protein ZPR1 (similar to Saccharomyces cerevisiae ZPR1 (YGR211W); ancestral locus Anc_5.120) produces MSEKKEDLFKPVGEAAEEVEHENDTGVTLTGAEDSMGHPVQEIESLCMNCHENGTTRLLLTTIPYFREIVLMSFECPHCGFKNSEIQPASQIEEKGSKYLLKVESREDFNRQVIKSESATCKFIELDIEIPAKRGQLTTVEGLLSEMIEDLESDQETRKSIDENLYNQIDAVIKKIKSYINCEPNTVPLTFIVDDPAGNSWIEYKPGEPQHKWSHTQYIRSDEDNVAVGIITRDQLEERRQAKLKELSKRERNKSEATENKTQFLSDETDIENFNNEVQTFKGGCPSCTKECETHMKPVNIPHFKEVIIMSTKCENCGYKSNEVKTGGAIPEKGRKITLFCDDAADLSRDILKSETCSMVVPELNLDIQEGTLGGRFTTLEGLLRQVYEELEARVFSQTSDSMDEETKKRWMDFFAKLKEAIAGKLNFTVIMTDPLAGSYIQNVYAPDEDPNMKIEDFVRTDRQNEDLGLTNMEV; encoded by the coding sequence atgtctgaaaagaaagaagatTTGTTTAAACCAGTTGGTGAAGCTGCTGAAGAAGTCGAACATGAAAATGATACTGGTGTCACTTTAACTGGTGCTGAAGATTCTATGGGACATCCAGTTCAAGAAATTGAATCTCTTTGTATGAACTGTCATGAAAATGGTACTACcagattattattaactaCTATTCCATATTTCAGAGAAATCGTTTTAATGTCATTTGAGTGTCCACATTGTGGTTTTAAGAACTCTGAAATTCAACCAGCATCtcaaattgaagaaaaaggctccaaatatcttttgaaaGTCGAAAGTCGTGAAGATTTTAACAGACAAGTTATTAAATCCGAAAGTGCCACATGTAAATTCATTGAATTAGATATTGAAATCCCAGCAAAGAGAGGTCAATTAACCACTGTAGAAGGTCTTTTGAGTGAAATGATCGAAGATCTAGAAAGTGATCAAGAAACTAGAAAATCTATCGACGAAAATCTATATAATCAAATAGATGcagttattaaaaaaatcaaatcataTATCAATTGTGAACCAAACACTGTTCCATTAACATTCATTGTTGATGATCCAGCAGGTAATTCATGGATTGAATATAAGCCGGGCGAACCACAACATAAATGGTCTCATACTCAATATATTAGATCAGATGAAGATAATGTTGCCGTCGGTATCATAACTAGAGATCAATTAGAAGAACGTCGTCAAgctaaattaaaagaattatctaaacgtgaaagaaataaatcTGAAGCTacagaaaataaaactcAATTTTTATCAGATGAAacagatattgaaaatttcaataatgaaGTCCAAACTTTCAAAGGTGGTTGTCCATCTTGTACAAAAGAATGTGAAACTCATATGAAACCAGTTAATATTCCACATTTCAAAGAAGTTATTATCATGTCAACCAAATGTGAGAACTGTGGTTACAAATCTAATGAAGTTAAAACCGGTGGGGCCATTCCAGAGAAAGGAAGAAAGATTACTTTATTCTGTGATGACGCAGCTGATTTGTCTCGTGATATCTTAAAGAGTGAGACCTGTTCAATGGTCGTTCCAGAATTAAACTTAGATATTCAAGAAGGTACATTAGGTGGTCGTTTTACCACATTAGAAGGTTTATTAAGACAAGTttatgaagaattagaagcCCGTGTTTTCAGTCAAACTTCTGATTCTATGGATGAAGAAACTAAAAAACGTTGGATGGATTTCTTTGccaaattaaaagaagCCATTGCAGGTAAATTGAACTTTACCGTCATCATGACTGATCCATTGGCCGGTTCATACATTCAAAATGTTTACGCTCCAGATGAAGATCCAAACATGAAAATCGAAGATTTCGTAAGAACTGATAGACAAAACGAAGATTTAGGGTTGACTAATATGGAAGTCTAA